In Candidatus Eisenbacteria bacterium, one DNA window encodes the following:
- a CDS encoding T9SS type A sorting domain-containing protein, producing MGAVSFVVTATGVASGESLPQLTVFPARPNPAPSATTIHLLIPRPGRVEADVFDVSGRRVRVLSRGLMEGGAQTLSWDGRDQRGNPAGSGVYFVRVRNEGNERTLKTVLVR from the coding sequence ATGGGCGCCGTATCGTTCGTGGTCACCGCGACCGGCGTGGCGAGCGGGGAGTCGCTGCCCCAGCTCACGGTGTTTCCCGCGCGCCCGAATCCGGCCCCCTCGGCGACCACGATCCACCTCTTGATCCCGAGACCGGGCCGGGTGGAGGCCGACGTGTTCGACGTGAGCGGCCGACGCGTGCGGGTTCTTTCTCGCGGTCTCATGGAAGGGGGCGCGCAGACGCTCTCGTGGGATGGGAGGGATCAGCGAGGGAATCCCGCGGGCTCGGGCGTGTACTTCGTCCGGGTGCGGAACGAGGGGAACGAAAGGACGCTCAAGACGGTGCTTGTCCGGTAG
- a CDS encoding S8 family peptidase, which produces MAPRILVFVACILLLASSAVAEWDIVVDFDSNATNGPDTLDVASGDTVLARVWIADSTDSLFGFGITIGDTSGVLAWVEDSASAIFVLPEEWTRFSVLKDEQGFLLLQPYDFSFSAPLHLPSEVARLRFVAVEEGACATFAWDSTMCGWQNTEFEEGTFGGFEGASVCMGGGGEDGGGQGSGAGGDEADGPGGGQEDGGGGFLTRRHGVTLLPGDGSNARDDVVIVQFRRGYLDLPSSVLRCSPVALDIADDGVREALENAGVVEIERLAKTVDPDNPVIYSKYGRRFDLSDLTRTYYLRTSGSQSARDILGAIRRCAYAYDYAEPVYPLEMFGFPEDGSPGDSVFLLGRQPHLDSTNGFGLNMPAVWPITTGSPEIRLGVYDHPVCPSHRDLVIRDSSQTPDSVGYRFEYVDVCDSSLAPSCGPNPHGQWVIGLAAALTHNVKQGAPGEYEGIAGISGGSGRTCKPDSCGVAVQFYDYYYGCGSSTEGYVEMVNRAIREGTDVINMSNGYFPSQLQQQPNMAHGVTDAKAFTRAYKAGMTLVAANGTSGFNADTYFVVPAALQPNRMLAVNTGNMQGEWIRRSGRGETGNPNYIDCLVITSSTPEGAGMVVADTAGTYKEGPALGLGGSGGSLAAPQVSAVAALLMSAVIGHYPGRQLLHEEVEALIKAGAEPCSNQGSIPNDSCGYGFVRADRSIGYTQFPRQWFRSRTTGRDSLTALSPRTVYVWTDGSGESLMEEGMFIGTPYAVYKTVSLPRGTALPVVAGIGESAHSDMGDRTLGWANPSTPDSVRALYQDLFCEVVEVDTGEATLRTYLWRFTEAIVDTGAGPDTIDIGDFWMPVDTTTPNEWYLSYFVKLDSATATWLPGGSADDTQALLSRILAVRPNPANPIVTIDYYAADPRKASLRVYNVSGRLVRDITPEESSWGSRQTVTWNGRDGEGRDVPSGVYFVRLGSESGYDIRRVVLVR; this is translated from the coding sequence ATGGCTCCCCGTATCCTCGTGTTCGTGGCATGCATCCTGCTCCTTGCTTCGTCCGCGGTCGCGGAATGGGATATCGTAGTCGACTTCGATTCGAACGCGACGAACGGACCGGACACGCTCGACGTCGCGTCCGGCGACACGGTTCTCGCTCGCGTGTGGATCGCCGACAGCACGGATTCTCTGTTCGGCTTCGGCATCACCATCGGGGACACGAGCGGGGTCCTGGCGTGGGTGGAGGATTCGGCGAGCGCGATCTTCGTTCTGCCGGAAGAGTGGACGAGGTTCTCGGTCCTCAAGGATGAGCAAGGATTCCTCCTTCTCCAGCCGTACGACTTCTCCTTCAGCGCGCCGCTGCATCTCCCTTCCGAAGTGGCTCGGCTCCGCTTCGTGGCGGTCGAGGAAGGCGCCTGCGCAACCTTCGCCTGGGACTCCACGATGTGCGGCTGGCAGAACACGGAGTTCGAGGAGGGGACGTTTGGAGGCTTCGAGGGGGCGTCGGTGTGCATGGGAGGAGGAGGGGAGGACGGTGGGGGCCAGGGATCGGGTGCGGGGGGAGATGAAGCAGATGGGCCGGGTGGTGGCCAAGAAGACGGAGGCGGAGGATTCCTAACCAGGAGACACGGCGTGACACTGCTCCCCGGGGATGGATCCAACGCCCGCGACGATGTAGTAATCGTCCAGTTTCGCCGAGGCTACCTCGATCTTCCTTCTTCGGTTCTCCGGTGCTCCCCGGTGGCCCTCGACATCGCCGACGATGGAGTGAGAGAGGCGCTTGAGAACGCGGGCGTTGTGGAGATCGAGAGGCTGGCGAAGACCGTGGACCCGGACAATCCCGTGATCTACTCGAAGTACGGGAGAAGGTTTGACTTGTCGGACTTGACGCGGACCTATTACCTCCGAACATCCGGATCGCAGTCTGCTCGCGACATCCTCGGGGCAATCCGCCGGTGTGCTTATGCCTATGACTATGCGGAACCGGTATATCCTCTCGAGATGTTCGGGTTTCCCGAAGACGGATCTCCCGGTGATTCAGTCTTTCTTCTCGGGCGTCAGCCGCACCTCGATTCCACGAATGGCTTCGGCCTCAACATGCCAGCAGTTTGGCCGATTACGACGGGGAGCCCAGAGATACGCCTTGGAGTCTACGATCACCCTGTGTGCCCCTCACACCGAGATCTTGTGATTCGAGATTCAAGCCAGACCCCCGACAGCGTGGGATACAGGTTCGAGTACGTGGATGTTTGTGATAGCTCCTTGGCCCCGTCCTGCGGGCCCAACCCCCACGGGCAGTGGGTCATAGGACTCGCCGCTGCACTCACGCACAATGTCAAGCAGGGGGCTCCCGGGGAGTATGAAGGGATTGCTGGCATCAGCGGAGGCTCGGGCCGAACCTGCAAGCCGGACAGCTGTGGCGTCGCCGTACAATTCTACGATTACTACTATGGGTGTGGCAGCTCCACCGAAGGGTATGTCGAGATGGTCAACCGAGCCATTCGTGAGGGGACCGACGTCATCAACATGAGCAATGGATACTTTCCGAGCCAGCTTCAACAGCAGCCCAATATGGCGCATGGTGTCACGGATGCGAAGGCCTTCACGAGAGCCTACAAGGCGGGCATGACTCTTGTCGCCGCGAACGGAACCAGTGGGTTCAACGCAGATACATACTTTGTGGTGCCAGCCGCCCTTCAGCCGAACCGAATGCTCGCGGTAAACACAGGGAATATGCAGGGGGAGTGGATTCGGAGATCTGGAAGGGGAGAGACGGGCAATCCCAACTACATCGACTGCCTCGTCATCACGTCAAGCACACCTGAGGGGGCGGGGATGGTCGTAGCGGACACGGCCGGTACATACAAGGAGGGACCGGCATTGGGACTTGGCGGGTCAGGGGGATCTCTTGCGGCTCCTCAGGTCTCTGCTGTCGCGGCATTGCTCATGTCGGCTGTCATCGGGCACTACCCGGGTCGACAGCTCCTGCACGAGGAAGTCGAGGCACTGATAAAGGCGGGGGCGGAGCCGTGTTCTAATCAAGGGAGTATCCCCAACGATTCGTGCGGGTACGGCTTCGTGCGAGCCGATCGCTCCATAGGATACACGCAATTCCCAAGGCAATGGTTTCGTAGCAGGACGACGGGTCGGGACTCGCTAACGGCGCTCAGCCCCAGGACCGTGTATGTATGGACTGATGGCAGCGGGGAAAGCCTGATGGAGGAGGGCATGTTCATCGGAACCCCATATGCCGTGTACAAGACGGTGTCTCTCCCCAGAGGAACAGCTCTTCCGGTTGTCGCCGGAATCGGCGAGAGCGCGCATAGTGACATGGGTGATCGCACGCTTGGATGGGCCAACCCAAGTACACCGGATTCGGTTCGTGCGCTCTACCAGGATTTGTTCTGCGAAGTGGTTGAGGTTGACACGGGTGAAGCGACACTGCGGACGTATCTCTGGCGATTTACGGAGGCGATCGTTGACACGGGAGCGGGGCCTGATACAATTGACATTGGCGACTTCTGGATGCCCGTTGACACAACAACCCCGAATGAGTGGTACCTCTCATATTTTGTGAAACTCGACAGCGCTACAGCAACTTGGTTGCCGGGTGGCAGCGCGGATGATACTCAGGCACTGCTCTCTCGAATCCTCGCGGTAAGGCCAAACCCGGCGAACCCAATCGTAACGATCGATTACTATGCTGCCGACCCACGGAAGGCGAGCTTGCGTGTGTACAACGTTTCTGGACGGCTGGTAAGGGATATTACCCCTGAGGAGTCGAGCTGGGGGAGTCGCCAAACGGTCACGTGGAATGGGAGAGACGGAGAGGGCCGCGACGTACCGTCGGGAGTCTATTTTGTGCGTCTGGGTTCTGAAAGTGGATATGACATACGGAGAGTGGTCTTAGTTCGTTGA